From Chromohalobacter canadensis, one genomic window encodes:
- a CDS encoding glycosyltransferase family 2 protein, whose product MTNDAPRVSIIIPTYLDQQALQCCLYALSSQTFSFNDFEVLVVDNKSPFSPLDLVVPSEMNVRFCQEAKPGSYAARNLGIYESRGEVLAFLDADCVPENDWLAAGIWSLDSTGADLLAGCIELTYRSERLMPAECFEKAFAFRQLQNVKNGVSVTANLFVRKQVFTQVGTFDEEMMSGGDFEWTRRATTRGNRLVYCQNAVIRHPARMTLKALCSKARRVSAGSRALYREKRVLDGIRRVASVFLSDIDYLRQRSDMTHRERFWALLVLVYIKVVKVRHRLTLNFSGNRMAQGRER is encoded by the coding sequence ATGACCAACGATGCCCCTCGGGTTTCTATTATTATACCGACCTATTTAGACCAGCAAGCGCTTCAATGTTGTCTTTATGCTTTGTCCAGTCAAACCTTTTCGTTTAATGATTTCGAGGTACTTGTCGTAGATAATAAGTCGCCTTTCTCACCATTAGACCTAGTAGTACCAAGTGAAATGAATGTACGCTTTTGTCAAGAGGCTAAGCCGGGTTCTTATGCTGCTCGTAATCTTGGTATTTATGAGTCAAGAGGCGAGGTGCTGGCCTTTTTGGATGCAGACTGTGTACCTGAAAACGATTGGTTGGCAGCCGGGATCTGGTCTCTAGATTCAACTGGCGCAGACTTGCTAGCTGGTTGCATCGAATTGACGTATCGTTCCGAGCGATTGATGCCTGCAGAATGCTTTGAGAAGGCCTTTGCATTTCGTCAACTACAGAATGTCAAGAATGGGGTGTCGGTCACTGCCAATTTATTTGTAAGAAAGCAGGTTTTTACTCAGGTCGGAACTTTTGACGAGGAGATGATGTCCGGTGGCGATTTTGAGTGGACTCGCCGGGCTACTACCCGTGGTAATCGGCTGGTTTACTGTCAAAATGCGGTGATTCGGCATCCTGCACGTATGACACTCAAGGCGCTATGCAGTAAGGCTCGCCGTGTCTCCGCTGGGAGCCGAGCGTTATACCGTGAGAAGAGGGTGCTGGATGGAATACGGCGGGTGGCAAGTGTTTTTTTGAGTGATATCGATTATCTGCGGCAGCGATCCGATATGACGCATCGCGAGCGCTTCTGGGCTTTGCTTGTATTGGTCTATATAAAGGTTGTCAAGGTTCGTCATCGACTCACTTTAAATTTTAGCGGGAATCGTATGGCACAGGGGCGCGAACGTTGA
- a CDS encoding alginate lyase family protein, which yields MKVLASCFVNKISRLLTPFLHKQNTGEFKKAAAENLRKDYINSPASQQVDSFALYRIIGNDLIPRHAKGQSKSNLAFILENEPELPGCEKRFIVNRIVDRDEERSIIEMLESAGLYYIHIPFDCDEYRAARIDYEGVPTEYFPYTKKFSKLGEAEQKRVMMRLYRHKNNYVMNNNGARNSALRQGRSLAKWVLPWDGNCFVTAEAWEQIVSDVSLSPEYPYFLVPMARLEDNNLLFRKGFQPEAHEEPQLIFRSDSNEEFDPNFFYGRRPKVELFWRLGIAGPWERWKNEPWDLPRPSLSSDAGAYAQAGWVARLFSGQAHLENTSSGLVDRGVARNDAIGELIERLDLQVLQSSCEFKNNLFINGSFKLGEKSSFLPTSDLVNYLRRLSEEALARGPYSVTDKKTLPPSKDKHDYWHPAPYYWPNPIPIPGLPYLPRDGKRVPGTRLYEAMSDNYDRTRVQRLFDDTYTLTLAYNEFSEVRFLNHAASLVRRWFINPKTAMSPHLKYAQVRRGWNNNQGSSFGIVELKDFYFFLDAVGCLYSNGALDEKEMSCFQTWLECYLDWLVNSPQGRRERSSLNNHGTYYDLQIVAVAAFLGKTSLLKNTLLDSQCRIIQQFSPNGHQPEEMKRATTEHYCCFNLQGWIHLAELAERYGIDLWTIEGSDGRGLRKSMEWILSFLGKEWPYKQIDDFDKGRLLPIYHVYVDKYGELPFKVDHSVPSKECVKPFFFSHDGIRPFWQFT from the coding sequence ATGAAAGTGCTTGCTAGTTGTTTTGTTAATAAAATAAGCCGGCTTCTTACACCCTTTTTACATAAACAAAATACAGGGGAATTTAAAAAAGCAGCCGCTGAAAATCTAAGAAAAGACTATATAAATTCTCCGGCAAGCCAACAAGTAGATAGTTTTGCTCTCTATAGAATTATTGGCAACGACTTGATTCCTCGTCACGCTAAAGGGCAATCGAAGTCGAACCTCGCTTTCATCTTAGAAAACGAACCGGAACTACCTGGGTGTGAAAAGCGTTTTATTGTCAATCGTATTGTTGACCGGGATGAAGAGCGCTCAATTATTGAGATGCTGGAATCGGCCGGATTGTATTATATCCATATACCCTTTGACTGTGATGAATATCGAGCTGCTCGGATTGATTACGAAGGCGTGCCTACAGAATATTTTCCCTATACAAAAAAGTTCTCAAAGTTGGGGGAGGCGGAACAAAAGCGTGTGATGATGAGGCTCTATCGTCATAAGAATAACTATGTAATGAATAATAATGGAGCAAGAAATTCAGCATTGCGACAGGGAAGGTCTCTTGCCAAATGGGTATTGCCTTGGGATGGGAACTGCTTTGTGACAGCCGAGGCTTGGGAACAGATCGTTTCCGATGTTTCTCTTAGCCCCGAGTATCCTTATTTTCTTGTGCCGATGGCACGCCTTGAAGATAATAACCTGTTATTTAGAAAGGGCTTTCAGCCTGAGGCACACGAAGAACCTCAATTAATTTTTCGTAGTGATAGCAACGAAGAGTTTGATCCTAACTTCTTCTATGGTCGTCGGCCCAAGGTTGAGCTTTTCTGGCGGCTGGGTATAGCTGGGCCCTGGGAGCGTTGGAAAAATGAGCCATGGGATTTGCCGCGTCCATCTCTGAGCTCTGATGCTGGGGCTTACGCTCAAGCAGGATGGGTAGCTAGGTTATTCTCGGGGCAAGCTCATCTGGAAAACACGTCATCGGGGCTAGTTGACCGTGGTGTTGCTCGTAATGATGCGATTGGAGAGTTGATTGAACGGCTAGACCTACAAGTTTTGCAATCTAGCTGTGAGTTCAAGAACAACTTATTCATTAATGGTAGCTTTAAACTAGGTGAGAAGAGTAGTTTTTTGCCGACTTCGGATTTGGTGAATTACTTGCGGCGATTGTCTGAAGAAGCTTTGGCCCGCGGTCCCTATTCTGTTACAGATAAGAAAACCTTACCCCCTAGTAAAGATAAGCATGACTATTGGCATCCTGCCCCTTATTATTGGCCAAACCCCATCCCGATTCCTGGCTTACCGTATTTGCCGAGAGATGGAAAACGTGTGCCCGGGACACGGCTTTACGAAGCAATGAGTGACAATTACGATCGCACGCGTGTTCAAAGACTATTTGATGATACTTATACATTGACTTTGGCATACAATGAATTTTCAGAAGTTCGTTTTCTAAATCATGCAGCTTCGTTGGTACGTCGTTGGTTCATTAATCCAAAAACGGCCATGTCTCCTCACTTGAAGTATGCGCAAGTGAGGCGTGGTTGGAATAATAATCAAGGGAGCAGCTTTGGGATTGTTGAGCTTAAAGATTTTTATTTCTTTCTTGATGCTGTCGGGTGTTTGTACTCTAATGGCGCTTTGGATGAGAAGGAAATGAGTTGTTTTCAGACATGGTTAGAGTGCTACCTAGACTGGCTAGTTAATAGTCCACAGGGGAGGCGAGAAAGGTCGTCATTAAATAATCATGGTACCTATTATGATTTGCAGATTGTAGCTGTTGCAGCCTTTTTAGGGAAGACTTCACTGCTAAAAAATACGTTGTTGGATAGTCAATGTCGTATCATTCAACAGTTTTCTCCTAATGGTCACCAGCCTGAGGAAATGAAGAGAGCAACAACCGAACACTATTGTTGCTTTAATCTGCAAGGCTGGATTCACCTTGCGGAGCTAGCAGAGCGCTATGGTATAGATTTGTGGACAATTGAAGGCTCAGATGGGCGTGGGTTGAGAAAGTCCATGGAATGGATCCTTTCTTTTCTTGGTAAGGAATGGCCTTATAAACAAATTGATGATTTCGATAAAGGCAGGTTGTTACCAATTTATCATGTGTACGTCGATAAATATGGGGAGCTTCCTTTTAAGGTTGATCATTCTGTCCCGAGCAAAGAATGTGTTAAACCTTTTTTCTTTTCACATGACGGAATAAGGCCTTTTTGGCAATTTACGTGA
- a CDS encoding glycosyltransferase family 2 protein: MNIIRHCVTLAFQCTPQSLRHFLRDRLSQEKVDKIKGLVLKKQVNEFQKQKNRARKLEDKLWGGFSTQALLDLHELRDDTEAKLHVRVYAAWALARWFACKEDYESALQHAVLVREWCTWKPFDLAQALLEVDCLVNLGRHEEARAVAGTALEYRPGNTQLVLALANTYISNDDNERLSIINKIYMQQGFDEISIRQQEKPLGMGNIAAATGKPVAVASRECPKVTIIMPVYKAEETLHIAVDSLLGQSWENLEILIVDDCSPDDTFSVAREYEKIDSRVKAFKQEVNQGSYSARNLALSKATGEFITTHDADDWSHPQKIETQISHLLANRNDFVANVTHWVRVFPNLLFRGTSRPTNHMIQWNHSSLMMSRELLLQLGGWDKVRITGDTELIWRLEHFTGKKLAKIYKDIPLSFALEDPSSLTRQSHSHVWSIHYGVRREYREMADFWHKHVSESQLQLDNNLCERPFPAPSFMQADKKNCVSTDVLLIMDCGRVGTRHVTNMEYVNHFLAQGKHVGLFHWPHYRADVTKPINNELRQLALEKKVSIFVSGENIVASEVVALNPLALVYVIDRPPSIESNNILIVADVETSQEFKSGYKISSHTVDDNLRTLFGLETKWGKAADIGIDSI, encoded by the coding sequence ATGAATATTATCCGTCACTGTGTAACGTTAGCCTTTCAATGTACTCCTCAGTCTCTTAGGCACTTTTTGCGAGACCGACTTTCGCAAGAAAAAGTAGATAAAATTAAAGGTTTGGTTCTTAAGAAACAAGTTAATGAGTTTCAAAAGCAAAAAAACCGTGCGCGTAAGCTAGAAGATAAACTCTGGGGGGGGTTCTCTACCCAGGCGCTATTAGATTTACATGAACTGCGTGACGACACAGAAGCTAAGTTACATGTAAGGGTGTACGCAGCTTGGGCTCTGGCAAGATGGTTTGCTTGTAAGGAGGATTATGAAAGCGCACTTCAGCATGCAGTGTTAGTACGTGAATGGTGCACTTGGAAACCCTTCGATCTTGCTCAAGCATTACTAGAGGTAGACTGCTTAGTTAATCTTGGCCGACATGAAGAGGCAAGAGCTGTCGCGGGTACGGCCTTGGAATATCGTCCGGGTAATACCCAACTGGTGCTTGCCCTAGCTAACACATATATATCAAATGACGATAACGAGCGCTTGAGCATTATTAACAAAATTTACATGCAGCAAGGCTTTGATGAGATATCAATTAGGCAACAAGAAAAACCATTAGGAATGGGAAACATAGCGGCGGCTACTGGAAAGCCTGTTGCAGTTGCAAGCAGAGAATGCCCAAAAGTTACCATAATCATGCCTGTTTATAAGGCTGAAGAAACGTTACATATTGCAGTAGATAGCTTGCTTGGACAATCTTGGGAAAATTTAGAAATTTTAATTGTTGATGATTGTAGTCCAGATGATACGTTTTCTGTAGCTAGAGAATATGAGAAGATAGATTCACGAGTTAAAGCATTCAAACAGGAAGTGAATCAAGGCTCTTATTCAGCGCGCAATTTAGCCTTGTCCAAGGCGACCGGAGAGTTTATAACAACGCACGATGCTGACGATTGGTCTCACCCCCAGAAAATAGAGACGCAAATTTCTCATTTGCTAGCTAATAGAAATGATTTTGTCGCAAATGTTACGCACTGGGTTAGGGTGTTTCCTAACCTTTTGTTCAGAGGCACGTCGCGACCGACTAACCACATGATTCAGTGGAATCATTCGTCGCTTATGATGTCGCGCGAATTGCTTTTGCAATTAGGTGGATGGGATAAAGTTCGTATTACCGGTGATACAGAATTAATATGGCGACTTGAGCACTTTACGGGTAAGAAACTTGCAAAAATTTATAAAGATATCCCCCTTTCTTTTGCCTTAGAAGATCCATCATCTTTGACTCGTCAAAGCCATTCGCATGTTTGGTCTATCCACTACGGGGTCAGGCGAGAGTATCGCGAAATGGCCGATTTTTGGCATAAGCATGTTTCCGAAAGCCAGTTACAGCTTGATAATAATCTTTGTGAGCGCCCTTTTCCTGCGCCGAGCTTCATGCAGGCTGATAAGAAAAATTGCGTGAGTACTGATGTGTTACTGATCATGGACTGCGGAAGGGTTGGAACGCGGCATGTGACTAATATGGAGTATGTTAATCACTTTCTGGCACAAGGGAAGCATGTGGGATTATTTCATTGGCCTCATTATCGTGCTGATGTAACTAAACCAATTAACAATGAACTACGGCAGCTTGCGCTCGAGAAGAAGGTCTCTATTTTTGTCTCGGGGGAGAATATTGTCGCATCGGAAGTGGTGGCGCTAAATCCATTAGCGCTTGTGTATGTGATTGATCGACCGCCGAGCATAGAATCGAATAATATTCTGATTGTAGCGGATGTGGAAACAAGTCAAGAGTTTAAAAGTGGCTATAAAATTTCTTCACATACGGTAGATGACAATTTAAGAACGCTATTCGGTCTTGAGACGAAATGGGGAAAAGCAGCTGATATTGGCATTGATTCAATATAG
- a CDS encoding glycosyltransferase produces MMRPTGGTALQKGNAALREGSPQDAIQHYLQAMSRHEGDISPFVSMLEGNLELARQHYRQRRREARHRGSPQRVAVCGWELAHNPAGRVLTLVDIYRRAGAKVEIIGSIFPRWGREPWPPMRGMATPCHTLLVEDEANFISHALQLVAKHPYDLVHLSKPRFPNLVFGLLYELVWGAKVVWDIDDEELGFVQATDSLSLQQALDGRGRLPPLEKLHNTFWTRLAVGQTSRFAAVTVSNPALQARYGGEIIPHVRDETRFVPSKARRAIARRRWGVPEHDKVVLFFGTPRKHKGLLATARAIASLGRDDLWFVIVGDFPDASLKEELLSIDGVQYRFIGGQPYQSIPDIVALGDYTVLLQESSSLVAQYQLPAKLVDALAMGLVVFAQVTPSTQWLADRGAIVPVTADTLGSILASNIEGSGCNAGQDVENRGFFEKELSLNKGVDVIVPVARFAESGASNTSWKGQLTNLYSGDIAGFLT; encoded by the coding sequence ATGATGCGGCCAACTGGCGGTACTGCGTTGCAGAAAGGCAACGCCGCTTTGCGCGAGGGCAGTCCTCAGGATGCCATACAGCATTATTTGCAAGCGATGTCACGTCATGAGGGTGATATCTCCCCCTTTGTGAGTATGCTGGAGGGCAATCTCGAGTTGGCACGACAACACTACCGGCAACGGCGTCGTGAAGCTCGGCATCGAGGTAGTCCTCAACGGGTGGCGGTCTGTGGCTGGGAGCTTGCCCACAACCCTGCTGGCCGGGTGCTTACCTTAGTCGACATTTATCGACGGGCAGGCGCTAAGGTGGAAATTATCGGTTCGATTTTCCCACGGTGGGGGCGTGAACCATGGCCACCCATGCGCGGCATGGCGACGCCTTGCCATACGTTGTTGGTGGAAGATGAGGCGAACTTCATCAGTCACGCATTGCAATTGGTGGCGAAGCACCCCTACGATCTCGTGCATCTCTCAAAGCCACGCTTCCCAAACTTGGTGTTCGGGTTACTGTATGAATTGGTATGGGGCGCCAAGGTGGTGTGGGATATCGATGACGAGGAGCTAGGTTTCGTGCAGGCAACCGACTCCTTGTCATTGCAGCAGGCGCTGGATGGCCGGGGCCGGTTGCCGCCACTAGAGAAGCTTCATAATACCTTCTGGACACGCCTGGCAGTGGGCCAGACCTCGCGTTTTGCAGCGGTAACGGTGTCGAACCCTGCACTGCAAGCGCGATATGGTGGCGAAATCATTCCGCATGTCCGAGACGAGACACGCTTCGTCCCTAGCAAGGCTCGTAGGGCGATTGCCCGACGGCGGTGGGGAGTGCCAGAGCATGACAAAGTGGTACTGTTCTTTGGTACGCCGCGTAAGCACAAAGGGCTTTTGGCGACAGCACGAGCTATTGCCTCCCTTGGTAGAGATGACCTTTGGTTCGTGATTGTAGGCGATTTCCCCGACGCTTCTCTCAAAGAGGAGCTGCTCTCGATAGACGGTGTGCAGTACCGTTTTATCGGCGGCCAGCCCTATCAGAGCATTCCAGATATCGTCGCGTTGGGTGATTATACGGTTCTACTGCAAGAGTCCAGCTCTTTGGTGGCGCAGTATCAACTTCCAGCGAAACTGGTAGATGCCCTGGCGATGGGGCTAGTGGTTTTTGCGCAGGTGACACCATCAACACAGTGGTTGGCCGACCGAGGCGCTATTGTCCCAGTGACTGCTGATACGCTTGGAAGTATATTGGCTTCCAACATAGAAGGATCTGGTTGTAACGCTGGCCAGGATGTTGAGAATCGAGGGTTCTTTGAAAAAGAATTGAGCTTGAATAAAGGAGTGGATGTGATTGTTCCAGTCGCTAGGTTCGCTGAAAGTGGCGCTTCAAATACGAGCTGGAAAGGTCAATTAACGAATCTTTATTCTGGCGACATTGCTGGGTTTTTAACTTGA
- a CDS encoding phosphohexomutase domain-containing protein (catalyzes the interconversion of alpha-D-glucose 1-phosphate to alpha-D-glucose 6-phosphate) codes for MVEGETAISVEAVVRAFHEVRPHPEKVEQRVSFGTSGHRGSSLVGSFNASHISAIAQSVVDYRQKAGYSGPLFLGHDTHALSQPAWEITLEVLIANGVDVCVDGQEGVVATPLVSRAILQFNAEHDSQRADGLIITPSHNPPEDGGIKYNPAHGGPAEGEVTAWIERQANVYLTQDLQGVKRIPLAKARERARPYDFVETYVAGLDQVVDMTAIAASGLKLGVDPMGGTALPIWQAIAERYSLDVSIVNDQQSPDFAFMPPDHDGKIRMDCSSTAAMVNLLAMKNDFDLAFGNDPDADRHGIVDANGLMNPNHFLAVAIDYLLAHRDGWSAELQVGKTLVSSAIIDRVVVGRKRAIYEVPVGFKWFVEGLYQGWLAFGGEESAGASFLTQDGRPWSTDKDGIILCLLAAESMAVTGKSPSQAYQVLTQRYGIPFYQRLDAPCSAEQKAAFKRLSSDLFEGATLAGDAIEDILVAAPGNHAPIGGVKVVTARGWFAARPSGTEYLYKIYAESFVSEQHLKTLVDEAQRFLDQALTTS; via the coding sequence ATGGTAGAGGGCGAAACGGCGATATCAGTCGAGGCTGTCGTGAGGGCGTTTCATGAAGTCAGGCCCCATCCAGAGAAGGTGGAACAGCGGGTTAGCTTCGGCACCTCAGGGCACCGTGGCAGCTCTCTCGTGGGATCTTTCAATGCGAGCCATATCAGCGCTATCGCTCAGTCGGTCGTCGACTATCGCCAGAAGGCGGGCTATAGCGGTCCTCTGTTTCTGGGACATGACACGCATGCGCTGTCTCAACCTGCTTGGGAGATCACGCTTGAGGTGTTGATTGCCAATGGCGTGGACGTTTGTGTCGATGGTCAGGAGGGCGTGGTAGCGACGCCCTTGGTCAGTCGGGCCATTCTGCAATTTAATGCCGAGCATGACTCACAGCGCGCGGATGGGTTGATTATTACGCCTTCACATAATCCTCCTGAGGACGGGGGGATTAAGTATAATCCCGCCCATGGGGGGCCTGCAGAGGGAGAGGTGACGGCTTGGATTGAGCGTCAGGCCAACGTCTACCTCACTCAAGACTTGCAGGGGGTGAAGCGGATACCGTTGGCCAAGGCGCGTGAGCGTGCTCGGCCCTACGATTTCGTCGAGACCTATGTGGCAGGGCTTGACCAGGTGGTGGACATGACCGCGATTGCCGCGTCAGGTCTGAAGTTGGGCGTGGACCCCATGGGGGGTACGGCGCTACCGATTTGGCAGGCAATAGCGGAACGCTACAGCCTGGATGTCTCCATCGTGAACGATCAGCAATCCCCTGATTTTGCGTTTATGCCACCGGATCATGATGGCAAGATCCGCATGGATTGTTCTAGCACGGCTGCTATGGTCAACCTGCTGGCCATGAAGAACGATTTCGACTTGGCTTTTGGCAATGACCCGGATGCCGATCGCCATGGCATCGTCGATGCCAATGGTTTGATGAATCCCAATCATTTTCTGGCGGTGGCCATCGATTACCTGTTAGCGCACCGTGATGGTTGGTCTGCTGAGTTGCAGGTCGGCAAGACACTTGTGTCTTCCGCCATCATTGACCGCGTGGTGGTAGGGCGAAAGCGCGCTATATATGAGGTGCCGGTGGGATTCAAATGGTTCGTGGAAGGTCTGTATCAGGGATGGCTGGCATTTGGCGGGGAAGAAAGCGCTGGTGCTAGTTTCCTGACCCAGGATGGGCGGCCATGGTCTACGGACAAGGATGGCATCATTCTCTGCCTTCTCGCGGCTGAGAGTATGGCAGTAACGGGCAAGTCGCCGAGTCAGGCGTACCAAGTGCTTACTCAGCGATACGGTATACCTTTTTATCAGCGGCTGGATGCCCCTTGTAGCGCTGAGCAGAAAGCCGCCTTCAAACGCTTGAGCTCGGATCTTTTTGAAGGTGCGACTCTCGCTGGTGATGCCATTGAAGATATTCTGGTGGCGGCTCCCGGCAATCACGCACCGATTGGCGGCGTCAAAGTCGTCACTGCCCGTGGCTGGTTTGCCGCTCGCCCTAGCGGTACAGAGTACCTTTACAAGATTTACGCCGAGAGCTTTGTAAGTGAGCAGCATTTGAAGACCTTGGTTGATGAGGCTCAGCGGTTTCTTGATCAGGCGTTGACGACCTCATGA
- a CDS encoding glycosyltransferase, producing MLFKSKVRKRVYFVMRYSILSREKKGWNIGREQEFEEYKRLLFEQNRLDCHYNIFSKYVVPSLEKQSAGLSDVKLLVYTSKDLPEKARRDLNATVRDKTWIEVIDLDPEDKFFDKVRDYIEKDNKGKNSTIATVRLDDDDFLATDYLKMLWKYVREDFVGFSVTFPAGFICRLDKENYKLTESLSMKVPKTASSLAYISSYDGVSGKFKSKFSHIYAVGNHTKVDSKSAMIADYSAPAYVRTSYDEQDTRDANFVKLKEKSPSAKSAELIKRFNLTDKDFAPEHN from the coding sequence ATGTTGTTTAAAAGCAAAGTTCGTAAACGTGTCTATTTTGTGATGCGCTATAGCATTCTTTCCAGAGAGAAGAAGGGCTGGAATATTGGACGAGAACAAGAATTTGAGGAGTATAAAAGGCTGCTTTTTGAACAAAACAGGCTTGACTGTCATTATAATATTTTCTCGAAATATGTTGTCCCTAGTTTGGAAAAACAAAGTGCAGGCCTATCTGACGTAAAGCTTTTGGTTTATACGTCGAAAGATTTACCAGAAAAAGCGAGGCGAGATTTAAATGCCACAGTGAGGGACAAAACATGGATAGAGGTGATAGACTTAGATCCAGAAGATAAATTTTTTGATAAAGTCAGGGACTATATCGAAAAAGACAATAAGGGGAAAAATTCCACCATAGCCACTGTTCGTTTAGATGATGACGATTTTCTCGCGACTGATTATTTAAAAATGCTCTGGAAATATGTCAGGGAAGACTTTGTCGGGTTCAGTGTCACATTTCCTGCCGGATTTATTTGTAGGTTAGATAAAGAAAATTACAAGCTGACAGAAAGTTTGTCGATGAAAGTGCCTAAGACGGCTTCGAGCTTAGCTTACATTTCGAGTTACGATGGTGTGAGTGGTAAGTTTAAGTCAAAATTCTCACATATCTATGCGGTCGGAAATCATACGAAAGTAGACAGCAAAAGCGCTATGATAGCTGATTATTCGGCGCCAGCCTATGTGAGAACGAGTTACGATGAGCAGGATACGCGTGATGCCAATTTTGTGAAACTCAAAGAAAAGTCACCGTCAGCTAAGAGTGCTGAGTTAATAAAAAGATTTAATCTGACGGATAAAGATTTCGCTCCTGAGCATAATTAA
- a CDS encoding glycosyltransferase gives MNVLFTAGTQFIFPRMARVIEAVADARPSWTLVYQAGPGAEGDALPHRVGVRVHPLFPVKEFKAIFEAAELVVTHAGMGNIITCLEASKSAIIMPRLVQCSEHRNDHQIATAESVNKIYNVPYFFDHQALIDAIVNYEPTKTMSSDMWENISAERSKFSENLNALVKKL, from the coding sequence GTGAATGTACTGTTCACGGCAGGAACTCAATTCATTTTTCCACGCATGGCCCGGGTGATCGAAGCCGTCGCGGACGCTCGACCGAGCTGGACGTTGGTGTATCAGGCTGGGCCAGGCGCGGAGGGGGATGCTTTGCCACATCGAGTAGGTGTGCGCGTACACCCGCTTTTTCCTGTGAAGGAGTTCAAGGCTATATTTGAGGCTGCGGAGCTCGTGGTGACTCATGCAGGTATGGGTAATATTATTACCTGTCTAGAGGCGAGTAAGTCGGCAATCATAATGCCGCGATTAGTACAATGTTCTGAGCACCGTAATGATCATCAAATAGCTACAGCTGAGTCTGTAAATAAGATATATAACGTGCCTTATTTTTTTGATCACCAAGCGCTGATAGACGCAATTGTGAATTACGAGCCTACCAAGACGATGTCATCAGATATGTGGGAGAATATTAGCGCTGAGCGCAGTAAATTTAGCGAGAACCTTAATGCGCTTGTGAAGAAACTTTAG
- a CDS encoding UDP-N-acetylglucosamine transferase subunit ALG14, whose product MKILYVASFGGHWVQLLRLSELITADESVFVSTWGQHNKAASYYLEDFSVRELWAGLRQLPKALRIVKICNPDLIVSTGAAPGLLMLFAGFLLRRKTLWVDSIANSQRLSLSCRAAQRFATRTLTQWPQLETRRVHYLGKLL is encoded by the coding sequence TTGAAAATCCTCTACGTGGCTTCTTTTGGCGGTCACTGGGTGCAGTTGCTACGTCTTTCCGAGCTGATAACGGCTGACGAAAGCGTTTTCGTGTCGACCTGGGGTCAGCACAATAAAGCCGCGAGCTACTACCTGGAAGACTTCAGTGTACGCGAGCTTTGGGCGGGGCTTCGTCAATTGCCTAAGGCGCTGCGTATCGTTAAGATCTGCAATCCGGATCTCATCGTTAGCACGGGCGCGGCACCTGGCCTGCTGATGTTATTCGCAGGGTTTCTGCTGCGGCGCAAGACGCTTTGGGTTGATAGCATCGCCAATAGCCAGCGGCTTTCACTCTCGTGTCGTGCTGCGCAGCGGTTCGCCACTCGCACGCTCACGCAATGGCCTCAGCTAGAAACACGACGTGTCCACTATCTAGGAAAGCTACTGTGA